One Perognathus longimembris pacificus isolate PPM17 chromosome 2, ASM2315922v1, whole genome shotgun sequence DNA segment encodes these proteins:
- the Herpud2 gene encoding homocysteine-responsive endoplasmic reticulum-resident ubiquitin-like domain member 2 protein isoform X2 translates to MDPSGMEIPVTLVIKAPNQKYRDQTVSCFLSWTVGKLKSHLSSVYPSKPLTKDQRLVYSGRLLPDHLQLKDILRKQDEYHMVHLVCTSRTPPTSPKPSPNQESPEALASSSSSSSDHSGSTTPSSSSQETLSLTAAAATASSPPDGLRQRILAQAQTDPAQSPRFPYVMQGNVDNQLPAQAAPAGLPAYPAFSPLHMLWWHQLYARHYYLHYQAAISAQATSNASPAQPTALQPLNLAHGPGEEPPPAANLGAQDDRPMNENVQMNAQGGPVLNEDDFNRDWLDWVYTFSRAAILLSVVYFYSSFSRFIVVMGAMLLVYLQEGGQQQAPNDIRANDQRHNVNNLELEEMERLMDDGQEDESGEDGGEDGNVGPRPGLVASAWSFITTFFTSLIPEGPPQVAN, encoded by the exons ATGGACCCAAGCGGGATGGAGATTCCGGTGACCCTCGTCATCAAAGCTCCGAACCAGAAGTACCGCGACCAGACTGTCAGCTGCTTTCTCAGCTGGACCGTGGGGAAACTAAAATCGCATCTCTCCAGCGTGTACCCCAGTAAGCCC TTGACGAAGGACCAGAGATTGGTGTATTCTGGCAGGCTGCTTCCTGATCACCTGCAGCTGAAGGACATTCTCAGAAAA CAAGATGAGTATCACATGGTTCATCTAGTATGCACCTCTCGGACTCCTCCCACTTCTCCAAAACCCAGCCCCAACCAAGAAAGTCCGGAAGCACTGGCATCCAGCAGCAGTTCT AGTTCAGATCATTCTGGATCAACAACACCATCATCCTCCAGTCAGGAAACATTGTCTctcactgctgctgctgccactgcCAGCTCGCCCCCGGACGGACTGAGGCAGCGCATCCTTGCACAAGCACAGACTGACCCTGCGCAGAGTCCTCGGTTTCCCTATGTGATGCAAGG GAATGTGGACAACCAGCTTCCGGCGCAGGCTGCTCCGGCGGGGCTCCCGGCCTACCCTGCCTTCAGCCCCCTGCACATGCTGTGGTGGCACCAGCTGTATGCGCGCCACTATTACCTGCACTA TCAAGCTGCAATTTCCGCTCAGGCCACATCTaatgccagcccagcccagcccactgcATTGCAGCCTCTCAACCTGGCCCATGGTCCTGGAGAAGAGCCCCCACCAGCTGCAAACCTGGGAGCCCAGGACGACCGCCCCATGAATGAGAACGTGCAGATGAATGCACAGGGCGGTCCTGTGCTGAACGAGGACGACTTCAACCGGGACTGGCTGGACTGGGTGTACACGTTCTCCCGGGCTGCCATCCTGCTCAGCGTTGTCTACTTCTATTCTTCCTTTAGCCGTTTCATCGTGGTCATGGGCGCCATGCTGCTGGTTTATTT GCAAGAAGGAGGTCAGCAGCAGGCTCCCAATGACATCAGAGCCAACGACCAGAGACACAATGTGAACAATCTAGAATTGGAAGagatg GAGCGCCTCATGGACGACGGGCAGGAGGACGAGAGCGGAGAAGATGGGGGCGAGGATGGCAACGTGGGGCCGAGGCCTGGGCTTGTGGCCTCAGCCTGGTCGTTCATCACCACCTTCTTCACCTCGCTGATCCCAGAGGGGCCGCCCCAGGTCGCCAACTAG
- the Herpud2 gene encoding homocysteine-responsive endoplasmic reticulum-resident ubiquitin-like domain member 2 protein isoform X1, with the protein MDPSGMEIPVTLVIKAPNQKYRDQTVSCFLSWTVGKLKSHLSSVYPSKPLTKDQRLVYSGRLLPDHLQLKDILRKQDEYHMVHLVCTSRTPPTSPKPSPNQESPEALASSSSSSSDHSGSTTPSSSSQETLSLTAAAATASSPPDGLRQRILAQAQTDPAQSPRFPYVMQGNVDNQLPAQAAPAGLPAYPAFSPLHMLWWHQLYARHYYLHYQAAISAQATSNASPAQPTALQPLNLAHGPGEEPPPAANLGAQDDRPMNENVQMNAQGGPVLNEDDFNRDWLDWVYTFSRAAILLSVVYFYSSFSRFIVVMGAMLLVYLHQAGWFPFRQEGGQQQAPNDIRANDQRHNVNNLELEEMERLMDDGQEDESGEDGGEDGNVGPRPGLVASAWSFITTFFTSLIPEGPPQVAN; encoded by the exons ATGGACCCAAGCGGGATGGAGATTCCGGTGACCCTCGTCATCAAAGCTCCGAACCAGAAGTACCGCGACCAGACTGTCAGCTGCTTTCTCAGCTGGACCGTGGGGAAACTAAAATCGCATCTCTCCAGCGTGTACCCCAGTAAGCCC TTGACGAAGGACCAGAGATTGGTGTATTCTGGCAGGCTGCTTCCTGATCACCTGCAGCTGAAGGACATTCTCAGAAAA CAAGATGAGTATCACATGGTTCATCTAGTATGCACCTCTCGGACTCCTCCCACTTCTCCAAAACCCAGCCCCAACCAAGAAAGTCCGGAAGCACTGGCATCCAGCAGCAGTTCT AGTTCAGATCATTCTGGATCAACAACACCATCATCCTCCAGTCAGGAAACATTGTCTctcactgctgctgctgccactgcCAGCTCGCCCCCGGACGGACTGAGGCAGCGCATCCTTGCACAAGCACAGACTGACCCTGCGCAGAGTCCTCGGTTTCCCTATGTGATGCAAGG GAATGTGGACAACCAGCTTCCGGCGCAGGCTGCTCCGGCGGGGCTCCCGGCCTACCCTGCCTTCAGCCCCCTGCACATGCTGTGGTGGCACCAGCTGTATGCGCGCCACTATTACCTGCACTA TCAAGCTGCAATTTCCGCTCAGGCCACATCTaatgccagcccagcccagcccactgcATTGCAGCCTCTCAACCTGGCCCATGGTCCTGGAGAAGAGCCCCCACCAGCTGCAAACCTGGGAGCCCAGGACGACCGCCCCATGAATGAGAACGTGCAGATGAATGCACAGGGCGGTCCTGTGCTGAACGAGGACGACTTCAACCGGGACTGGCTGGACTGGGTGTACACGTTCTCCCGGGCTGCCATCCTGCTCAGCGTTGTCTACTTCTATTCTTCCTTTAGCCGTTTCATCGTGGTCATGGGCGCCATGCTGCTGGTTTATTT ACACCAAGCCGGATGGTTTCCTTTCAGGCAAGAAGGAGGTCAGCAGCAGGCTCCCAATGACATCAGAGCCAACGACCAGAGACACAATGTGAACAATCTAGAATTGGAAGagatg GAGCGCCTCATGGACGACGGGCAGGAGGACGAGAGCGGAGAAGATGGGGGCGAGGATGGCAACGTGGGGCCGAGGCCTGGGCTTGTGGCCTCAGCCTGGTCGTTCATCACCACCTTCTTCACCTCGCTGATCCCAGAGGGGCCGCCCCAGGTCGCCAACTAG